A segment of the Nostoc sp. TCL26-01 genome:
CAGGAAAAGATTTAGCTGCTAATCGATTTTGGTTGGAGTTTCCACAAAAATATAAAACTTAAGCGATCGCCTTAACTGAAGCTGTCATATTTTTAAATACACACCCTAAACTCAACATTGATTTTTCCGGAAATTGTGAATTTTTCATGAGGTTGAGTGACAGAGAAACACAGAAAATTTATATGTATTTATTATTGCGATTAAAATAAGTAATATTCTGGTTGTTAATTAGGTAATTAACGAGTCTAACGTCATAAAAATATAGTTTCCACAGAAAGAATTACATCAGGCACTAATTAGTAATAGCTGCGTCAACTATACTTACTGTGTTAAGTATGCTTCAATTTTGTTGAGGCAGAAGTTTCGATGCACCGCATTGAATCACCAATAATAAACCAAATCTCTAGTAAGCATGAAAGTTTGTAGACTGTATGGCTAGTAAATTCCATTACAAATTTATGCGATGGCGCGTGTGGGTAGCTAACGCATCATTCAAATCGATGAGATTGAGTTTTTTTCCTCACGGTTGGTGGCGTAGACACTTAGATGCTGGTCATCGAAAATTAATTAAGAGTGTTTTTCCTGTGCTAGTTTTGATATCGTTTGTCTCGGTATTACTAGTCAATTATCTTCCGCCTGTTGTTGCTCAGTTACCTCGTCAAGAAATTCGTGGGGTATGGATGACTAACAACGATTTTGATATTCTCAAGGATCGGCGAAAAGTCCAGGATGCTACAAGTAAGCTACGCCAGTTGAATTTTAATACTATCTACCCTGTGATGTGGAATTCTGGCTATGTGATGTATCCTAGTGCTGTCGCACGACGGGAAGGGATTCAACCTTTTGTGTTCCGTGGCTCAGATGGTCATGATATTCTGGCAGACATCATTAATCAAGCTCATCGTCAAGGTTTACTAGCTATTCCTTGGTTTGAGTTTGGTTTTATGGCTCCCCCAACTTCAGAACTAGCACTCAACCATCCAGAGTGGTTGACACAAAAACGCAATGGTGAAGAAACTTCTATTAGTGCGGCGGGTGAGGTAGTATGGCTTAATCCTTTCCATCCCCAGGTGCAGCGATTTATTACCGATCTCGTGGTGGAGGCTGTAACTCAATATGATGTTGATGGGATTCAGTTTGATGATCACATGAGTTTGCCTCATGAGTTTGGCTACGATAGATACACTGTTGATCTATACACAAGAGAAACGAAGAATCCTCCTCCAGCAAATTCACAAGATCCGGAGTGGGTAAATTGGCGTGCAGATAAAATCACAGCATTCATGATTCGGCTTAACCAAGCGGTAAAGTCAAGAAAACCCAATGTGATTTTCTCAATTTCTCCCAATTATTATGATTTTGCTTATAGGTTTCAACTGCAAGACTGGCTGAATTGGATACGGATGGATATTGTCGATGAACTAATTGTGCAGGTGTATCGTCCCAATCTCCAAAGTTTCATCTCGACTATTTCCCGTCCAGATATTCAAGAAGCGCAACGAGTTATCCCCACAGGTATTGGGGTGATGACAGGATTACGCAATAATCCTGTACCAATGCAACAAATCCAGTCTCAAGTCCGGGCGACCCGAGAACGTGGTTTGGGGGTAGCTTTTTTCTACTACGGGAGTTTATGGAATTATTCGTCAGATGATTTCCAGGAACGAAAAGCTGGATTTCAAGCTTTGTTTCCTGCTCCTGCTTTGCGTGCCAGAATTGAATAACCAAACTAGTAGAGACGTAGCATTGCTACGTCTCTACGTCTCTACAATGATTTTGGGTAACTCTCGATTCTGCCACTGACGCTGATACCATTCGGACACAAAAGGACGGACAATAAAGTGAGGCCTTTCGCCTGCTTTGACATCAATCCGCAGACAAGAATAAGGACGGCGTTTTGCTGCACCCTGGCCATTGCGACCGATGAATAGATGCGATCGCGCTATGATTTGATCTTGTTCGATTAAATCTGGGCCTTCGGTACGCTGGCGACGTAGGCTATAGCCGC
Coding sequences within it:
- a CDS encoding glycoside hydrolase family 10 protein — translated: MASKFHYKFMRWRVWVANASFKSMRLSFFPHGWWRRHLDAGHRKLIKSVFPVLVLISFVSVLLVNYLPPVVAQLPRQEIRGVWMTNNDFDILKDRRKVQDATSKLRQLNFNTIYPVMWNSGYVMYPSAVARREGIQPFVFRGSDGHDILADIINQAHRQGLLAIPWFEFGFMAPPTSELALNHPEWLTQKRNGEETSISAAGEVVWLNPFHPQVQRFITDLVVEAVTQYDVDGIQFDDHMSLPHEFGYDRYTVDLYTRETKNPPPANSQDPEWVNWRADKITAFMIRLNQAVKSRKPNVIFSISPNYYDFAYRFQLQDWLNWIRMDIVDELIVQVYRPNLQSFISTISRPDIQEAQRVIPTGIGVMTGLRNNPVPMQQIQSQVRATRERGLGVAFFYYGSLWNYSSDDFQERKAGFQALFPAPALRARIE